The Candidatus Lokiarchaeota archaeon DNA segment TATTGCTAATGGAGAGACTTCCCGCAACAAGTGCCGGCCCAATCATTGCTAATCCCATCGGGATTTCATATCCCACCATCTGCAGTGCAGCACGAGCACTCCCTATGGTAGAGAATCTATTCATTGAGGAATAGCCACCGAGAAAAATCACAATCATGATGAGTGTGAACATGAACATCATGATTAGCAAGTCCCCTTCAAACGAAATGATGCTGGTTGGTCCTGAAATTGGAACAAGAAAAAGTGCAGTAAGCGGAATTGCAAAGAATGCTATTGGGGCCAAACCGAAAATACGGCTATCAGCTGCATCCGGAGTTAAGTCTTCTTTCTGCAACAACTTGAGGAAATCAGCAAATGGTTGCAGGATACCTTTTGGACCCGTGTGTAGTGGTCCAATCCTTTTTTGAACACTTGCGACTGCTTTTCGATCTATCCATTCGTAGAAAAATGCTAAGAGGACTACGAAAAGGATTCCCGGAAAAACGAAGATTTGAATCGCTGAGATGATTTCATTAATCATTCTTGACTTACTCCTCGATTTTTGGAGCCGTTTCAGGTTCCTTGTTTTCGTGAGTTTGTTTTCCTTGCTTCAATTTCGCAAGCAATTTCGTAACGCCATCGATTATTGCTTCAGGTTTTGGTGGGCAGCCTGGTACGTATGCATCTACAGGAATCACGTGGTCGACCCCTCCACAAACGCTGTAACACCCTTGGAATGGCGCACCACTACTGGCACAGGTTCCAACCGCCACTACGAATTTGGGTTCAGCCATCTGTTCATAGATGCGCTTCAGCCGTTTTTCATTCTGTAGTGTAACAGGTCCAGTTACAACCAAGATATCTGCATGTCGAGGACTTCCTTTCAATACGGCCCCGAATCTCTCGAGGTCGAAACTCGGCATAAGAGCGGCTACTATTTCAATGTCACAGCCGTTACAACCGCCACTTGGAAAATGTAACAACCAAGGACTAGATACTTGAGCCCATTGCAAAATACCCATTCTAGGCAACTCTCCTATAGAATACCAACAGCCAGCTGGCCGCCAACAAAACCATAGAATAGATGATTGGTACCAATCCAACTGCAGGTGATGATGTAGCCAGCATGAATATCAAAACATCGAAGATTAGCAAGTAAATTGCATAGACCAAGAAGTGTTCAATATCTATCTGCAATTCTTCTCTCGGAAAATCTTCTCCGCAAGCATACAGCTCCCCTTTTGCCCCGCTATCTTTAGACGAGACTTTGACTGATATTTTTCCGCTGTACCAGTAAATGACCAGGGCCACGACAATAGATATACTGAAGATAACGGGCAGTAATATGAGGGTCGACATTCTATGCACCCTGTTTGAGAACAATTTCAATGGTATCTTTAAGCTTGCGGTCCGGAAGCTCTATGAATCCCTGAAAAGGCTTAGTACTTATTTGATTTTGCTTTCGATTGAAAAGTCGGTTTTGAGAAGATTTTTATTCTACTGCTAGGCCTGCCGAATTAGCGGTTAGTAACGCAGGAGTTTGCCTTGGCATTAATGGATATCCCCCTCATCATCTTAATGATTCTGGCTTTGGGATTTGCATTGTCAACGGTGGAGACAAGAGACCCCCTTTACAGCATCCTTTCCTTTTGTGCAATGTGCATTACAATTGGTAGCATATTCTGGATTCTGGCAGCTCCCTATGTCGCTATCTTTCAGTTGCTAGTGTACGCAGGAGCTGTTGTGGGGATTTTCCTTGCTGCTATTATGTTGACAACCCGACAGGAGTGCATTGAGTAATGAAATATGATAAAATACAGATTGCGGGCTCAATAGTTGCATTGCTGGCAATTATCATTTTAGGCATATTTTTGATTCAAATCCCCTTCCCAGCCTTCGAATATGCAATCGCTGATGATCATCTGGTTGAGATTACTCAGCCACTGGGTGAGGAAATGAGCGAATTCATGTGGGGGTTCAGAAGTATTGATTTGTTGGGTCAAGCATTCGTTCTGTTTAGCACCGCTGCAGGATCCCTTGCAGTTCTAATCGGGATAGAACACATGGAAGAGGGAGAAACCGAATGATTCCCTTGACATATTTCCTTGCCTTTTCAGCAGGATTGTACATCATCGGTATATACTGCTTGATATCCAAACGCAATTTGATTCGACTTGTCCTAGCAATTGAAATCCTGTTGAATGCTGCCAATGTCAATTTCATAGCTCTTTCATTGTTTTGGAATGAGGGGTTTGTCGACCCGTTTGCCCAGTCCTTAGTGGTGATTTCAATAACCTTGGCTGGTTGTGTGAGCGCTGCAGCCCTTTCACTTGTAATCTATGCTTACGAACACTATGGAACACTGAATGCACGAGAGCTCAGGAGGCTTCGAAAGTAGATGCTGACTCTACCACTCAACATACTATTCATATTCGCAGTGACAACTCCCGCGGTTGGCTATCTGGGAAACAAATATGGTTACAAGAACCTCTGTGGAGTATATGCTTTGATAGGTGTCTTTCTTGCTGGATATGCGGTCTATGATCTTTACTTGGTAGCCTCGGGAGGGGTGTATGTATTCCCATCTGATTTTACACGCCTTTTTGCACATTTCAGAATCGATACGCTTGGCTTTTTCATGGCATTTATCCAGGTTGGTCTAGGTCTCCTTGCCACATTGTATTCTATTAGATATATGGAAGAAAAATGGCCTACTCCACTCTATTACTCCTCGTTATTGGCAATGATAGGCGGAATGATGGGGGTGGTATTTGCTGCTGATTTGTTTACTCTTTTCGTTTTCTGGGAGCTTATGTGCATAAGTTCCTACATGCTTGTAGCATTCGATAGGGAGTGGGAACCAATTGAGGCCGGCTTGAAATATCTCCTCATGAGTGCCGCAGGATCAGCGACTTTTCTTTATGGTATTTCTCTCATCTATGGTTTTGCTGGCTCTCTAGACTTCGTTACCCTTGCGTCAACTCTGGGTCAAGCCCCAATTAATAGGTGGTTCAATTTCACCTATTTGCTCATCTTCGTTGGCCTTGGTATTAAA contains these protein-coding regions:
- a CDS encoding NADH-quinone oxidoreductase subunit H, which produces MINEIISAIQIFVFPGILFVVLLAFFYEWIDRKAVASVQKRIGPLHTGPKGILQPFADFLKLLQKEDLTPDAADSRIFGLAPIAFFAIPLTALFLVPISGPTSIISFEGDLLIMMFMFTLIMIVIFLGGYSSMNRFSTIGSARAALQMVGYEIPMGLAMIGPALVAGSLSISNIAQWQLNNSMWFIFLQPIGFSVLIVSLLAELEFIPFDIPHAKTEIVAGWKTEYSGRKLALIRLGKNLEIVLVSALAAALYLGGPQPILFLPPIVSFLLKTIFVVVLLSVLRASFARLRIEQMEEGMWKYAIPIAVLQIILIQFGIRW
- a CDS encoding NADH-quinone oxidoreductase subunit B; this translates as MGILQWAQVSSPWLLHFPSGGCNGCDIEIVAALMPSFDLERFGAVLKGSPRHADILVVTGPVTLQNEKRLKRIYEQMAEPKFVVAVGTCASSGAPFQGCYSVCGGVDHVIPVDAYVPGCPPKPEAIIDGVTKLLAKLKQGKQTHENKEPETAPKIEE